The region CAAAGAAAATAAATTGTTAACACTAGCTGAAAAGCACAATAAAACGCCTGAACAAATTGCATTACGCTGGAGTATTCAACGAGATGTGATTCCAATTCCAAAATCAAGTCACAAAGATCGGATCGCAGAAAACGCAGATGTCTTTGATTTCTTCTTAGCAGATGATGATATGAACCTATTGAATAATCTGGATGCTAATCCAAAAAACAAAAACCGGTTAAGAGACAACATGCCTGGTACAGTGGAACGTAAGAATAAAGGCCACAGAAGATAAGACAAAGC is a window of Carnobacterium mobile DSM 4848 DNA encoding:
- a CDS encoding aldo/keto reductase produces the protein MLTLAEKHNKTPEQIALRWSIQRDVIPIPKSSHKDRIAENADVFDFFLADDDMNLLNNLDANPKNKNRLRDNMPGTVERKNKGHRR